The genomic region AGTTTCTCCTGCATTACGCAATACAGATTTAATTCTCGCGTGCGTATACTGTATGAAAGGACCCGTATTTCCGTTGAAATCTACAGATTCTTCAGGATTGAAAAGCATTCTTTTCTTTGGATCTACTTTCAGCATGAAATACTTTAAAGCTCCCAATCCAATTGTTTTGTACAGCGATTCTTTCTCTTCTTCACTATATCCTTCCAGTTTCCCCAGTTCCTGAGAAATGGTTCTGGCGGTGTCTGTCATTTCGGCCATTAAGTCATCAGCATCAACAACAGTACCTTCTCTCGATTTCATTTTTCCCGAAGGAAGGTCAACCATCCCGTATGACAGATGATAAAGTTTCTCTGCCCAATCGAAACCGAGTTTTTTGAGAATAAGGAATAAAACCTTGAAGTGATAATCCTGTTCATTACCAACAGTGTAAATCATTTCGTTAAACCCAAACTCATTATGACGTTCGATTGCTGTTCCAATATCCTGAGTCATGTATACGGCAGTTCCGTCAGAACGCAGTACAATTTTATGATCTAAACCTTCTTCGGTTAAATCACACCATACTGATCCGTCTTCTTTTTTATAAAAAACGTCTTTTTCCAGTCCTTCGGCAACTACTTCTTTTCCTAAAAGGTAGGTGTTTGATTCGTAATAGTTTTTGTCGAAATCAACCCCCAGGTTTTTATATGTAACATTAAACCCGTCGTAAACCCATTGGTTCATGGTTTCCCAAAGGTTAAGTACTTCCGGATTTTTTGCTTCCCACTGGCGAAGCATTTCCTGAGCTTCTTTGAATATAGGAGCTTCTTTCTCGGCTTGCTCCTTATCCATTCCGTCAGCTACAAGTTTGTTAATTTCTTCCTTGTAAGCTTTGTCGAAAGCCACGTAGTAGTTCCCCACTAATTTATCGCCCTTTAAACCTGTAGATTCAGGTGTTTCGCCGTTTCCAAATTTTTGCCATGCCAGCATCGACTTACAAATGTGGATACCACGGTCGTTGATAATTTGTGTTTTAGCAACATTCCTGCCACTTGCTTTTAAGATTTCAGAAACAGAATAACCCAGTAAATTGTTTCTGATATGTCCTAAGTGCAGAGGTTTGTTTGTGTTTGGCGAAGAATATTCAACCATCGATGAAATGGAATTTTCATCAGCATCAACAAAACCAAAATTTCCTATATTTGAATTACCCTCAATAAAAGAGATGTATGGATTGTCGGAAATCACCAGATTCAGAAAGCCTTTAACTACATTGAAGTTTTCAACTTCGTCAAGTTTTTCTTTAAGATATTCACCAATTTCTTCAGCTGTTTGTTCAGGTCCTTTGCGAGAAGAGCGCAGATAAGGAAACACTACTAAAGTAATATCACCTTCAAAGTCTTTTCGTGTAGGCTGGAAGTCTATAGACTCTATTTCCAAATTATAAAGCGTATTTAATGCTTCTTTAACCCCAATACTAATATTTTGTTGAATATCCATTTTTTATTTTTTATGAGGTTGCAAAATTAGTAATTTAGTATAGAAGCATCAAAAATTGTTTTGACAGAATTTCATTGTTTTATTATATTTCTGCAATGTATTGGTACAAGATGAAAGTTATGGCGGTTATTCAGTTATTCATTTAAACACTTTATTATATAATTAATTCAAATTATAAATATTGCTTATACCCGCTGGGTGGTGTACGTTTTATA from Bacteroidota bacterium harbors:
- the argS gene encoding arginine--tRNA ligase, which gives rise to MDIQQNISIGVKEALNTLYNLEIESIDFQPTRKDFEGDITLVVFPYLRSSRKGPEQTAEEIGEYLKEKLDEVENFNVVKGFLNLVISDNPYISFIEGNSNIGNFGFVDADENSISSMVEYSSPNTNKPLHLGHIRNNLLGYSVSEILKASGRNVAKTQIINDRGIHICKSMLAWQKFGNGETPESTGLKGDKLVGNYYVAFDKAYKEEINKLVADGMDKEQAEKEAPIFKEAQEMLRQWEAKNPEVLNLWETMNQWVYDGFNVTYKNLGVDFDKNYYESNTYLLGKEVVAEGLEKDVFYKKEDGSVWCDLTEEGLDHKIVLRSDGTAVYMTQDIGTAIERHNEFGFNEMIYTVGNEQDYHFKVLFLILKKLGFDWAEKLYHLSYGMVDLPSGKMKSREGTVVDADDLMAEMTDTARTISQELGKLEGYSEEEKESLYKTIGLGALKYFMLKVDPKKRMLFNPEESVDFNGNTGPFIQYTHARIKSVLRNAGETEKADYAGLKLHEKEKELVKHLMTYPNVIQLAANNHSPALIANFSYDLVKLYNTFYQNVSILKAENDTLKSFRLDLSKLTANVIASSMNMLGIDVPERM